The following are encoded together in the Thunnus maccoyii chromosome 18, fThuMac1.1, whole genome shotgun sequence genome:
- the tbc1d17 gene encoding TBC1 domain family member 17 — protein MEQNPEDCKLIFEKEGVYLHTNAKRSNQDTTIPGFIRIVERAGLPALEWSPLEDEGRTAPAVLYTKKDGEGGEEDTNFDPGYEPDWAVISTVKKDREHVPVKDSGQWSFSLPLSELYSLRRARFSLGRNFLVLTSRGGHPLPPLHFHRGGTRELLRALQRYIILDQSPVDGRLFLAYPHDSGALSQSFDKLQLLDDGGSDLVSRFIQDPYATTFGGFSKVTNFFRAAIRPPDSPLHPRSAQDPTMPPQADEEPGFELITCGVELGPRPDVTRGPPLDKWEVFFDPEGRVKNPDRIKELVFRGGITPSLRKEAWKFLLGFYPWNSTTKEREEILRVKTDEYFRMKVQWKSVSEEQEMRNSLLRGYRSLIERDVSRTDRHNTFFSGNDNPGLTLLHDVLMTYCMYNFDLGYVQGMSDLLSPLLFVTQNEVESFWCLTGFMELLHQNFEESQEAMKQQLLQLSILLKALDPELCDFLDSQDSGSLCFCFRWLLIWFKREFSFEDILTLWEVLWTRLPCDNFHLLIACSILESQRGELIGSDHDFNTILKHINELTMKLDLQTVLREAEAIYLQLVQCKELPLKVQEVLGLYVPSSSEEEESPDSQATETQRLLSQSQAGAGAAASCSAAGGPPPTYP, from the exons ATGGAGCAAAACCCTGAAGATTGTAAG CTAATATTTGAGAAGGAGGGGGTGTACCTGCACACAAATGCCAAGAGGAGCAACCAGGACACCACCATCCCAGGGTTCATCCGCATTGTAGAGCGG GCTGGACTACCAGCTTTAGAGTGGAGCCCACTGGAGGATGAAGGTCGCACTGCCCCTGCTGTACTCTACACCAAAAAG GAtggagaaggaggggaggaggataCAAACTTTGACCCCGGGTATGAACCAGACTGGGCTGTTATCAGCACCGTGAAGAAGGATCGAGAACACGTCCCAGTCAAAGACTCAG gTCAGTGGTcgttctctctgcctctctcagaGCTCTACTCTCTCCGGAGGGCCCGCTTCTCCTTGGGTCGAAACTTCCTGGTGTTGACTAGTAGAGGGGGCCAccctctgcctcctctgcaCTTCCACAGAGGAGGAACCAGAGAACTGCTGAGGGCCCTGCAACGTTACATCATCCTGGACCA GTCACCGGTTGACGGACGGCTCTTCCTCGCTTACCCTCATGACTCCGGCGCTCTGTCTCAGTCCTTCGACAAGCTGCAGCTCCTCGATGACGGAGGCTCTGATCTCGTCTCG AGATTTATCCAAGACCCCTATGCGACTACGTTCGGCGGATTCTCCAAAGTCACAAATTTCTTCAGGGCTGCCATCCGACCTCCGGATTCCCCGCTTCACCCGCGTTCTGCTCAGGATCCTACTATGCCTCCGCAGGCTGATGAAGAGCCCGGCTTTGAACTCATCACCTGT GGGGTGGAGCTTGGCCCCAGACCAGATGTAACCAGGGGGCCACCTCTGGACAAATGGGAGGTGTTCTTCGACCCTGAGGGTCGGGTGAAGAACCCTGACAGAATCAAAGAGCTCGTGTTCAGAGGG GGTATCACACCATCACTAAGGAAAGAGGCCTGGAAGTTCCTCCTGGGCTTCTATCCGTGGAACAGCACTACCAAAGAAAGGGAGGAAATTCTGCGGGTCAAAAC GGATGAGTACTTCAGGATGAAGGTGCAGTGGAAGTCGGTCAGCGAAGAGCAGGAGATGAGGAACTCTCTCCTCAGAGGGTACCGCAGCCTGATAG AGAGGGACGTCAGCAGGACGGACAGACACAACACGTTCTTCTCCGGGAACGACAACCCAGGACTGACTCTGCTCCACGATGTGCTGATGACATACTGCATGTACAACTTTGATcttg GTTACGTGCAGGGGATGAGCGACCTCCTGTCCCCTCTCCTGTTCGTCACCCAGAACGAAGTGGAGTCCTTCTGGTGTCTGACGGGCTTCATGGAGCTGTTG caccAGAACTTTGAAGAGTCTCAGGAGGCCATGAAGCAGCAGCTCCTTCAGCTCAGTATCCTCCTGAAGGCTCTGGACCCCGAGCTATGTGACTTCCTGG ACTCTCAGGACAGCGGCTCTCTGTGCTTCTGTTTCCGCTGGCTGCTCATCTGGTTTAAGAGAGAGTTTTCCTTCGAGGACATCCTCACGTTGTGGGAG gttCTCTGGACTCGTCTTCCTTGTGACAACTTCCACCTGCTGATCGCCTGTTCAATCCTCGAGtcccagagaggagagctgaTCGGCTCAGACCACGACTTCAACACTATACTCAAA CACATTAACGAACTGACCATGAAGTTGGACCTGCAGACTGTCCTGCGTGAAGCGGAGGCCATCTACCTGCAGCTGGTTCAGTGTAAG GAGCTCCCCCTGAAGGTGCAGGAGGTTCTGGGTCTCTACGTCCCGTCCAGCTCCGAGGAGGAAGAGAGTCCGGACTCACAGGCCACCGAGACGCAGCGCCTCCTCAGCCAATCCCAGGCAggagctggagctgctgctTCGTGTAGCGCGGCGGGCGGTCCTCCCCCCACCTATCCTTAA